A region of Salvelinus alpinus chromosome 24, SLU_Salpinus.1, whole genome shotgun sequence DNA encodes the following proteins:
- the LOC139552372 gene encoding bromodomain-containing protein 3-like isoform X7 — protein MSAVTSATPAPPQGVNPPPPEVTNPTKPGRKTNQLQYMQNVMVKTLWKHNFAWPFYVPVDAIKLGLPDYHKIIKQPMDMGTIKKRLEHNYYWSASECMQDFNTMFTNCYIYNKPTDDIVLMAQALEKIFLQKVAMMPQEEVELLPPAPKPKKSIGGLDGSESPSSFPGSTTSVIGSSTMSTITPKVPAVQRSPNAPTIPVVSPSQPLVKKGVKRKADTTTPTTSAITASRSESPSPVSEGKQGKVMSRRESTGRPIKAPKKDLVEGELGQHGGKRSRMSEQLKYCDSILKEMLSKKHAAYAWPFYKPVDAEALELHDYHEIIKHPMDLSTVKKKIDGREYPDAQMFAADVRIMFSNCYKYNPPDHEVVAMARKLQDVFEMRFAKMPDEPVELSPGAGGLVSKGDNSSSGDSSSSDCSDSEEERASRLAELQEQLKAVHEQLSALSQAPVSKPKKKEKKEKDKKKKDKDNKHSKTKTDEEKKAKSGQPAKQGQQKKPSRKANSTVTGSRQPKKGGRGYESDEEESLPMTYDEKRQLSLDINRLPGEKLGRVVHIIQSREPSLRDSNPDEIEIDFETLKPSTLRELERYVKSCLQKKQRKPQQKGAGTGASRLSGSSSSSDSGSSSSSGSSSDSSDSD, from the exons ATGTCTGCTGTTACCTCAGCAACCCCAGCCCCTCCTCAGGGAGTCAACCCCCCACCCCCGGAGGTGACCAATCCCACCAAACCAGGTCGGAAAACCAACCAACTACAGTACATGCAGAATGTAATGGTCAAGACGTTGTGGAAGCATAACTTTGCCTGGCCCTTCTACGTGCCAGTTGATGCCATCAAATTGGGACTACCG GATTACCATAAGATCATAAAGCAACCTATGGACATGGGAACCATCAAAAAGAGACTGGAGCATAACTACTATTGGAGTGCCAGTGAATGCATGCAGGACTTCAACACCATGTTCACCAACTGTTACATATATAACAAG CCAACAGATGACATTGTCCTGATGGCACAGGCCTTGGAGAAGATCTTCCTGCAGAAAGTTGCCATGATGCCCCAGGAGGAGGTGGAGCTTCTGCCTCCTGCACCCAAACCCAAGAAAAGCATAG gtggtctggatggAAGTGAGTCACCATCGTCCTTCCCTGGCTCTACGACATCTGTGATTGGCTCTTCTACAATGTCTACCATCACCCCCAAAGTCCCAGCTGTGCAGCGCTCGCCCAATGCTCCCACGATTCCCGTCGTCTCACCCTCACAACCTCTTGTCAAA AAAGGGGTAAAGAGGAAAGCAGACACCACCACCCCCACGACATCTGCAATCACAGCCAGCCGAAGCGAATCTCCCAGCCCCGTCTCAGAGGGCAAGCAGGGTAAAGTGATGTCCAGAAGGGAGAGCACAGGCCGTCCGATCAAAGCTCCCAAGAAAGACCTTGTGGAAGGGGAGTTGGGCCAGCATGGCGGCAAGCGGAGCAGAATGAGTGAGCAGCTCAAGTACTGCGACAGTATCCTGAAGGAGATGTTGTCAAAGAAACATGCTGCGTATGCCTGGCCCTTCTATAAGCCTGTAGACGCTGAGGCTCTGGAGCTACATGACTACCACGAGATCATCAAGCACCCCATGGATCTCAGCACTGTCAAA AAAAAGATAGATGGCCGGGAATACCCAGATGCACAGATGTTTGCAGCGGATGTTCGAataatgttctcaaattgttacAAGTATAACCCTCCAGATCACGAGGTTGTTGCCATGGCCAGAAAACTCCAG GATGTGTTTGAGATGCGTTTTGCTAAGATGCCTGATGAACCGGTGGAGCTGAGCCCCGGTGCAGGTGGTTTGGTCAGTAAAGGTGACAACTCGAGCAGCGGTGACTCCTCCAGCTCGGATTGCTCCGACTCGGAGGAGGAGCGGGCCTCCCGGCTCGCCGAGCTGCAGGAACAG CTAAAGGCTGTCCACGAACAGCTTTCCGCGCTCTCTCAGGCCCCTGTGAGCAAACCGAAGAAGAAAGAAAAGAAGGAGAAAGACAAGAAGAAGAAAGACAAGGACAACAAGCATAGCAAAACCAAGACGGACGAGGAGAAGAAGGCCAAGTCTGGGCAGCCTGCCAAGCAGGGCCAGCAGAAGAAACCCTCCAGGAAAGCCAACAGCACAGTGACTGGCTCCAG GCAACCAAAGAAGGGGGGCCGGGGCTACGAGTCTGACGAGGAGGAGTCTCTGCCTATGACGTACGACGAGAAGCGCCAGCTCAGCCTGGACATCAACCGGCTCCCAGGAGAGAAGCTGGGCCGGGTTGTGCATATCATCCAGTCCCGAGAGCCCTCGCTGCGAGACTCCAACCCAGACGAGATCGAGATTGACTTTGAGACGCTCAAACCCTCCACCCTACGCGAACTCGAGCGATACGTCAAGTCCTGTTTACAGAAGAAACAACGGAAACCCCAAC agaAGGGTGCTGGTACCGGTGCATCCCGTCTCAGCGGCAGCAGTAGTTCTTCAGATTCTGGCAGCAGCAGCTCCAGTGGGTCCAGTTCTGACAGCAGTGACTCCGACTGA
- the LOC139552372 gene encoding bromodomain-containing protein 3-like isoform X6, producing the protein MSAVTSATPAPPQGVNPPPPEVTNPTKPGRKTNQLQYMQNVMVKTLWKHNFAWPFYVPVDAIKLGLPDYHKIIKQPMDMGTIKKRLEHNYYWSASECMQDFNTMFTNCYIYNKPTDDIVLMAQALEKIFLQKVAMMPQEEVELLPPAPKPKKSIGGLDGSESPSSFPGSTTSVIGSSTMSTITPKVPAVQRSPNAPTIPVVSPSQPLVKKKGVKRKADTTTPTTSAITASRSESPSPVSEGKQGKVMSRRESTGRPIKAPKKDLVEGELGQHGGKRSRMSEQLKYCDSILKEMLSKKHAAYAWPFYKPVDAEALELHDYHEIIKHPMDLSTVKKKIDGREYPDAQMFAADVRIMFSNCYKYNPPDHEVVAMARKLQDVFEMRFAKMPDEPVELSPGAGGLVSKGDNSSSGDSSSSDCSDSEEERASRLAELQEQLKAVHEQLSALSQAPVSKPKKKEKKEKDKKKKDKDNKHSKTKTDEEKKAKSGQPAKQGQQKKPSRKANSTVTGSRQPKKGGRGYESDEEESLPMTYDEKRQLSLDINRLPGEKLGRVVHIIQSREPSLRDSNPDEIEIDFETLKPSTLRELERYVKSCLQKKQRKPQQKGAGTGASRLSGSSSSSDSGSSSSSGSSSDSSDSD; encoded by the exons ATGTCTGCTGTTACCTCAGCAACCCCAGCCCCTCCTCAGGGAGTCAACCCCCCACCCCCGGAGGTGACCAATCCCACCAAACCAGGTCGGAAAACCAACCAACTACAGTACATGCAGAATGTAATGGTCAAGACGTTGTGGAAGCATAACTTTGCCTGGCCCTTCTACGTGCCAGTTGATGCCATCAAATTGGGACTACCG GATTACCATAAGATCATAAAGCAACCTATGGACATGGGAACCATCAAAAAGAGACTGGAGCATAACTACTATTGGAGTGCCAGTGAATGCATGCAGGACTTCAACACCATGTTCACCAACTGTTACATATATAACAAG CCAACAGATGACATTGTCCTGATGGCACAGGCCTTGGAGAAGATCTTCCTGCAGAAAGTTGCCATGATGCCCCAGGAGGAGGTGGAGCTTCTGCCTCCTGCACCCAAACCCAAGAAAAGCATAG gtggtctggatggAAGTGAGTCACCATCGTCCTTCCCTGGCTCTACGACATCTGTGATTGGCTCTTCTACAATGTCTACCATCACCCCCAAAGTCCCAGCTGTGCAGCGCTCGCCCAATGCTCCCACGATTCCCGTCGTCTCACCCTCACAACCTCTTGTCAAA AAGAAAGGGGTAAAGAGGAAAGCAGACACCACCACCCCCACGACATCTGCAATCACAGCCAGCCGAAGCGAATCTCCCAGCCCCGTCTCAGAGGGCAAGCAGGGTAAAGTGATGTCCAGAAGGGAGAGCACAGGCCGTCCGATCAAAGCTCCCAAGAAAGACCTTGTGGAAGGGGAGTTGGGCCAGCATGGCGGCAAGCGGAGCAGAATGAGTGAGCAGCTCAAGTACTGCGACAGTATCCTGAAGGAGATGTTGTCAAAGAAACATGCTGCGTATGCCTGGCCCTTCTATAAGCCTGTAGACGCTGAGGCTCTGGAGCTACATGACTACCACGAGATCATCAAGCACCCCATGGATCTCAGCACTGTCAAA AAAAAGATAGATGGCCGGGAATACCCAGATGCACAGATGTTTGCAGCGGATGTTCGAataatgttctcaaattgttacAAGTATAACCCTCCAGATCACGAGGTTGTTGCCATGGCCAGAAAACTCCAG GATGTGTTTGAGATGCGTTTTGCTAAGATGCCTGATGAACCGGTGGAGCTGAGCCCCGGTGCAGGTGGTTTGGTCAGTAAAGGTGACAACTCGAGCAGCGGTGACTCCTCCAGCTCGGATTGCTCCGACTCGGAGGAGGAGCGGGCCTCCCGGCTCGCCGAGCTGCAGGAACAG CTAAAGGCTGTCCACGAACAGCTTTCCGCGCTCTCTCAGGCCCCTGTGAGCAAACCGAAGAAGAAAGAAAAGAAGGAGAAAGACAAGAAGAAGAAAGACAAGGACAACAAGCATAGCAAAACCAAGACGGACGAGGAGAAGAAGGCCAAGTCTGGGCAGCCTGCCAAGCAGGGCCAGCAGAAGAAACCCTCCAGGAAAGCCAACAGCACAGTGACTGGCTCCAG GCAACCAAAGAAGGGGGGCCGGGGCTACGAGTCTGACGAGGAGGAGTCTCTGCCTATGACGTACGACGAGAAGCGCCAGCTCAGCCTGGACATCAACCGGCTCCCAGGAGAGAAGCTGGGCCGGGTTGTGCATATCATCCAGTCCCGAGAGCCCTCGCTGCGAGACTCCAACCCAGACGAGATCGAGATTGACTTTGAGACGCTCAAACCCTCCACCCTACGCGAACTCGAGCGATACGTCAAGTCCTGTTTACAGAAGAAACAACGGAAACCCCAAC agaAGGGTGCTGGTACCGGTGCATCCCGTCTCAGCGGCAGCAGTAGTTCTTCAGATTCTGGCAGCAGCAGCTCCAGTGGGTCCAGTTCTGACAGCAGTGACTCCGACTGA